Within the Stenotrophomonas sp. 610A2 genome, the region CTGCTCCTGCGAGATGGTCACGCCGACGCCCTGCACGCCATAGCGCTCGGCAGCGAACTTGAGAGCCTCACCCCAACCACAGCCGATATCCAGCACACGCATGCCCGGTTGCAGGCCGAGCTTGCGGCAGATCAGTTCGAGCTTGGCTTCCTGCGCGTCGTCCAGACTGCTGGCGTTGCGCCAGTATCCGCAGCTGTAGACCAGCCGCTTGCCAAGCATGGCCCGGTAAAGATCGTTGCCCAGGTCGTAATGACGCTTGCCGACCTCGTAGCTGCCATGCCCACTCTGCAGGTTGAAGAGCTTGGCCTTGAGCGCATCCCAGACTTCGCCGCTGCCATGCACGCGTTCATCCAGCCGTGCATCCAGCAGATGGGTGAGCAGGCCATCCAGCGAATGCGCCTGCCACCATCCATCCATGTAACTCTCACCCAGACCGAGCGAGCCGTCGGCCAGCACCCGCGCATAAAAGCGCGGGTCGAGGATGTCCAGGTCCTGCGGCCGGTCACCGCCAGGGGTGATATCGGCCTCCTGCAGCAGTGCTTCCACACGTCGTTGCAGCCCCGCATCCATCACTGACCTCCTGTGTTTCAGGGGCTCGCGAACAGGCCCCGATAATCCGCCGCCACATGCGGCAACAACACGGCTGCGGGCACATCCACCGTCTGCGTGCCATCCGAGTACGGACCCACCTGGTAAGGCGGGAACACGAAGCGCAGTGCCGCAATCTTGCCCGCCACGTCCATCACCGGCTGGAACTGGGCGAAGTTGGTGGCGTCGGCCGTGGTGCCTTCGTCGATCATCTTGGACAGGTTGCGGACCTGGGCCTGCTGCTCTTCCGGCGACAGGTCTTCGCCCTGCGCGCGCACCGTGGCCTGCTCAAGCAGCTTGTCCTCGGTGAAGTCGC harbors:
- the cfa gene encoding cyclopropane fatty acyl phospholipid synthase, which translates into the protein MDAGLQRRVEALLQEADITPGGDRPQDLDILDPRFYARVLADGSLGLGESYMDGWWQAHSLDGLLTHLLDARLDERVHGSGEVWDALKAKLFNLQSGHGSYEVGKRHYDLGNDLYRAMLGKRLVYSCGYWRNASSLDDAQEAKLELICRKLGLQPGMRVLDIGCGWGEALKFAAERYGVQGVGVTISQEQAGFARELCAGLPIEIRLQDYRELDEHFDAVFSVGMFEHVGVKNYRSYFEVTRRCLGEQGLFLLHSIGTNVSRDRTDPWIAKYIFPNSMLPSAAQITHAMEGLFVLEDWHNFGTDYDRTLQAWRDNVEAAWEQLDARYDERFRRMWRFYLAASMATFRTRHSQLWQLLLSPRGVREGYLSPR